One genomic segment of Nonomuraea coxensis DSM 45129 includes these proteins:
- a CDS encoding oxygenase MpaB family protein codes for MSHTIPQDAVDVFGPDSLLRRLVHEARWGLAVTRATLLEAAHPQIGAALMENSTFLTHPWRRLRNTATSSRRLLDPDPRVRDREAARLNRLHSRMSGVDAQGRPYDATDPAARAWVVATLFESTVTMCRLSGEALDAEAMRRLYEEHRTFLTLIDGTSDHLPATLREFWPYYDDVVEHHLENNEAVGVILYRLFATVPAPPVLRGYPAVWTAGRAVAGPMATAVIIASLPEAFSRRVALPDLPGARTLMQTTYLGAALATRYLPESWTRAEFFMGLLDPSPKGAGPWESVRRRAGKAAALARLLTPAAGGGEDEPATRSADRFFADVLDQTGDGYLRWPDVAAMAREIATRLDLGEQEEERLFQAYAAWWRELQTALDGDGDGRVTRYEYAAAAARLPSTGLVRIADVLFDVTDVDDDEKIDAEEYLNLFRTAFHRDLTGNGDSYSRAAFVRQFVSFMSGQQHSNAYVSLLASG; via the coding sequence ATGAGCCACACCATCCCGCAGGACGCCGTCGACGTCTTCGGGCCCGACTCCCTCCTGCGCCGCCTGGTCCACGAGGCGCGCTGGGGTCTCGCCGTGACCCGGGCCACCCTGCTGGAGGCCGCCCACCCGCAGATCGGCGCGGCGCTGATGGAGAACTCCACCTTCCTCACGCACCCGTGGCGGCGCCTGCGCAACACCGCGACGAGCTCGCGGCGGCTCCTCGACCCCGACCCGCGCGTACGCGACCGCGAGGCGGCCCGGCTCAACCGCCTCCACTCCCGCATGTCCGGCGTCGACGCCCAGGGCCGGCCCTACGACGCGACCGACCCGGCGGCGCGCGCCTGGGTGGTGGCGACCCTGTTCGAGTCGACGGTGACGATGTGCCGGCTGAGCGGCGAAGCGCTCGACGCCGAGGCGATGCGGCGGCTCTACGAGGAGCACCGCACGTTCCTGACCCTGATCGACGGCACCAGTGACCACCTGCCCGCGACGCTGCGGGAGTTCTGGCCCTACTACGACGACGTCGTCGAGCACCACCTGGAGAACAACGAGGCGGTGGGCGTCATCCTCTACCGGCTCTTCGCCACCGTGCCGGCGCCTCCGGTGCTGCGCGGCTACCCCGCGGTGTGGACCGCGGGCCGCGCCGTGGCGGGCCCGATGGCGACCGCGGTCATCATCGCCTCGCTCCCCGAAGCCTTCAGCCGGCGCGTGGCCCTGCCCGACCTGCCGGGAGCCAGGACCCTCATGCAGACCACCTACCTCGGCGCCGCCCTCGCCACCCGCTACCTCCCGGAGAGCTGGACGCGGGCGGAGTTCTTCATGGGCCTGCTGGACCCCTCCCCCAAGGGCGCGGGCCCGTGGGAGTCCGTACGCCGCCGGGCCGGCAAGGCCGCGGCGCTGGCGCGGCTCCTCACCCCGGCCGCCGGCGGTGGCGAGGACGAGCCGGCGACCCGGTCCGCCGACCGGTTCTTCGCCGACGTCCTCGACCAGACCGGCGACGGCTACCTGCGCTGGCCCGACGTGGCGGCCATGGCCAGGGAGATCGCCACCCGGCTCGACCTGGGCGAGCAGGAGGAGGAGCGGCTGTTCCAGGCGTACGCCGCCTGGTGGCGCGAGCTGCAGACCGCCCTCGACGGCGACGGCGACGGCCGGGTCACCCGCTACGAATACGCCGCCGCGGCCGCCCGCCTGCCCAGCACCGGGCTCGTCAGGATCGCCGACGTGCTGTTCGACGTCACCGACGTGGACGACGACGAGAAGATCGACGCCGAGGAATACCTCAACCTGTTCCGCACGGCCTTCCACCGCGACCTGACCGGCAACGGCGACAGCTACTCCCGCGCCGCCTTCGTCAGGCAGTTCGTCTCCTTCATGTCCGGCCAGCAGCACTCCAACGCCTACGTCTCGCTGCTGGCATCCGGATGA
- a CDS encoding amidohydrolase family protein translates to MSTETPGAALETELGALPLVDHHVHGASADDLGRDVFETLVTESDRPIPAFMTQFDSQIGFAVRRWCAPVLGLPTHASPEEYLARRSGLGAAEVNRRLLTASGVGRYVVETGYRGDDVLAPAGMTAVSGRPAHEVVRVERVMEDVAASGVAAADLPGRFREELRRRTEHAVGLKSIVAYRHGFAFDPAPPGDREAVAAAGRWLADAERTGEWRVSDPVLLRLGLWAAAERGLPLQLHAGYGDPDVELHMCDPLLLTRWLKLVEPTGVDVLLLHCYPYQRNAGYLAQVFPHVYFDVGLGVNYTGSRSAELIAESLELAPFAKILFSSDAWGPAELHFLGAHLFRRGLGRALRHWVDAGEWSERDAVRVARMIGTDNALRVYHLEDAA, encoded by the coding sequence ATGTCCACTGAGACCCCGGGCGCCGCGCTGGAGACGGAACTCGGCGCCCTTCCCCTGGTCGACCACCACGTTCACGGAGCCTCCGCCGACGACCTCGGCCGGGACGTGTTCGAGACCCTGGTGACCGAGTCGGACCGCCCGATCCCCGCGTTCATGACCCAGTTCGACTCCCAGATCGGGTTCGCCGTCCGCCGCTGGTGCGCGCCCGTGCTCGGGCTGCCCACGCACGCCTCCCCCGAGGAGTACCTGGCCCGCCGCTCCGGGCTCGGCGCGGCCGAGGTCAACCGGCGGCTCCTCACCGCGAGCGGCGTCGGCCGCTACGTCGTCGAGACCGGCTACCGGGGGGACGACGTCCTCGCCCCCGCCGGGATGACGGCCGTGTCCGGCCGGCCCGCCCACGAGGTGGTCCGGGTCGAGCGGGTCATGGAGGACGTCGCGGCGTCCGGCGTCGCCGCCGCCGACCTGCCCGGCCGCTTCCGCGAGGAACTGCGCCGCCGTACGGAGCACGCCGTCGGACTCAAGAGCATCGTCGCCTACCGGCACGGCTTCGCCTTCGACCCCGCGCCGCCCGGCGACCGCGAGGCCGTCGCGGCGGCCGGCCGGTGGCTCGCCGACGCCGAGCGGACCGGGGAGTGGCGGGTGAGCGACCCCGTCCTGCTGCGCCTCGGCCTGTGGGCGGCGGCCGAGCGCGGCCTGCCGCTGCAACTGCACGCCGGGTACGGCGACCCCGACGTCGAGCTGCACATGTGCGACCCGCTGCTGCTCACCCGGTGGCTCAAGCTGGTCGAGCCGACCGGCGTGGACGTGCTGCTCCTGCACTGCTACCCGTACCAGCGCAACGCCGGCTACCTCGCGCAGGTGTTCCCGCACGTCTACTTCGACGTCGGGCTCGGCGTCAACTACACCGGCAGCCGCTCGGCCGAGCTGATCGCCGAGTCGCTGGAGCTCGCCCCGTTCGCCAAGATCCTGTTCTCGTCCGACGCCTGGGGCCCCGCCGAGCTGCACTTCCTCGGCGCCCACCTGTTCCGCCGCGGCCTCGGCCGTGCCCTGCGGCACTGGGTCGACGCCGGCGAATGGAGCGAGCGCGACGCCGTACGGGTGGCCCGCATGATCGGGACGGACAACGCGCTGCGCGTGTACCACCTGGAGGACGCCGCGTGA
- a CDS encoding glutamine synthetase family protein: MTTGTVFVATCDLAAQVRGRAAPVSRLEQTLRGGVGWVPANLALNSFGDLAGGNMFGSVGDLRLMPDPATAIDLPADERTPGTRLYLADQTGLDGSPWPGCPRGFLRAALDDLRERAGLEIHASFEHEFMLEGGERGDDPPFSFQRARRAEPFGTDLVTLLEDAGLEPETWLPEYGPGQFEITLRPAPGLAAADRAVLLRELVRDLARRRGHRATFAPIPDPESVGNGVHVHFSLRQAGGGPVMYDAGAPGRLSAVAAAFAAGVLKHAAAVVAVTAPSPASCIRLTPHRWSSGGVFLAERNREALLRIAPTVAVGDADPAAQLHLEYRAADATANPWLVLGVLVRAGLAGLAAGEPARVWPESSSEADLAGEPPLPASPQEALAALETDEAARGWFPPELLHTFLTVRRSELDHVAGLPSHELCRKVADVH; this comes from the coding sequence ATGACCACCGGGACCGTCTTCGTGGCGACCTGCGACCTCGCGGCGCAGGTCCGCGGCAGGGCCGCGCCCGTGTCGAGGCTGGAACAGACGCTCCGGGGCGGAGTGGGCTGGGTCCCCGCCAACCTGGCGCTGAACAGCTTCGGCGACCTCGCGGGCGGCAACATGTTCGGCTCGGTCGGCGACCTGCGGCTGATGCCCGACCCCGCCACCGCGATCGACCTCCCGGCCGACGAGCGGACGCCCGGCACCCGGCTCTACCTCGCCGACCAGACCGGCCTCGACGGATCGCCCTGGCCAGGCTGCCCGCGCGGCTTCCTCCGCGCCGCCCTCGACGACCTGCGCGAACGCGCCGGCCTGGAGATCCACGCCTCCTTCGAGCACGAGTTCATGCTCGAAGGGGGTGAGCGGGGCGACGATCCGCCGTTCTCCTTCCAGCGCGCCCGCCGCGCCGAACCGTTCGGTACCGACCTGGTCACGCTGCTGGAGGACGCCGGGCTGGAGCCGGAGACCTGGCTGCCCGAGTACGGCCCCGGCCAGTTCGAGATCACCCTGCGGCCCGCCCCCGGCCTCGCCGCCGCCGACCGCGCCGTGCTCCTCCGCGAACTCGTCCGCGACCTCGCCCGCAGGCGCGGTCACCGGGCCACGTTCGCGCCGATCCCCGACCCTGAGTCCGTCGGCAACGGCGTCCACGTGCACTTCTCGCTGCGGCAGGCGGGCGGCGGCCCCGTCATGTACGACGCCGGCGCCCCCGGCAGGCTGTCGGCCGTCGCCGCCGCGTTCGCCGCCGGCGTCCTGAAGCACGCCGCCGCGGTCGTGGCCGTCACCGCGCCCAGCCCCGCCTCCTGCATCCGGCTCACCCCGCACCGGTGGAGCTCCGGCGGGGTGTTCCTCGCCGAACGCAACCGCGAGGCGCTGCTGCGCATCGCCCCCACCGTGGCCGTCGGCGACGCCGACCCCGCCGCCCAGCTCCACCTGGAGTACCGGGCCGCGGACGCCACCGCCAACCCGTGGCTGGTGCTGGGCGTCCTCGTCCGCGCGGGACTGGCCGGCCTCGCGGCCGGCGAGCCCGCCCGGGTCTGGCCCGAGTCCAGCAGCGAGGCCGACCTGGCCGGGGAGCCCCCGCTGCCCGCGTCGCCGCAGGAGGCGCTCGCCGCGCTCGAAACCGACGAGGCGGCACGCGGCTGGTTCCCGCCCGAGCTGCTGCACACGTTCCTCACCGTGCGGCGGAGCGAGCTGGACCACGTCGCGGGCCTGCCCTCCCACGAGCTCTGCAGGAAGGTCGCCGATGTCCACTGA
- a CDS encoding MurR/RpiR family transcriptional regulator codes for MTTGASESRTVAAQLREVLPQLPRAEQRVARALLAGYPTAGLEPLAIVAKLAQTSAATVLRLAYRLGFEGYPELQQAIKRETQQRYTSPLAQYGTPQEDSDSVLGRSGRVLLEATAATFEQLPEGELLKAAALLADPGRRVSALGGRFSTILAQYLIAHLQQLRPGTVHLAGSTADHAAHLLDMGRRDVLVLFDYRRYQRESIAFANAAAARNVKIVLLTDPWLSPAAAVADVVLPAQVRSPSPFDSLTPAVALLETLIAAVVEELGEVGRTRVAEYDQMADDVLREDDRQTPSKERPPRPPGD; via the coding sequence GTGACAACCGGCGCGTCCGAGTCCCGCACCGTCGCGGCGCAGCTCCGCGAGGTGCTGCCCCAGCTTCCGAGGGCGGAGCAGCGGGTGGCCCGCGCCCTCCTCGCCGGCTACCCCACCGCGGGCCTCGAACCGCTCGCGATCGTCGCCAAGCTCGCCCAGACCAGCGCCGCGACCGTGCTGCGGCTGGCCTACCGGCTCGGCTTCGAGGGCTACCCGGAGCTGCAGCAGGCGATCAAGCGGGAGACCCAGCAGCGCTACACCTCCCCGCTGGCGCAGTACGGCACCCCGCAGGAGGACTCCGACAGCGTCCTGGGGCGGTCCGGCCGGGTGCTTCTTGAGGCGACCGCGGCGACCTTCGAGCAACTGCCGGAGGGCGAGCTGCTCAAGGCCGCCGCGCTGCTGGCCGATCCCGGCCGGCGCGTCTCGGCGCTCGGCGGGCGCTTCAGCACCATCCTCGCCCAATACCTCATCGCCCACCTCCAGCAGCTGCGGCCGGGCACCGTCCACCTGGCGGGCTCGACCGCCGACCACGCGGCCCACCTGCTCGACATGGGCCGCCGGGACGTGCTCGTCCTGTTCGACTACCGCCGCTACCAGCGCGAGAGCATCGCCTTCGCCAACGCCGCCGCCGCCCGCAACGTCAAGATCGTGCTGCTGACGGACCCGTGGCTGTCCCCGGCCGCCGCGGTGGCCGACGTGGTGCTGCCCGCCCAGGTGCGCTCGCCGTCCCCGTTCGACTCGCTCACCCCGGCCGTGGCCCTGCTGGAGACGCTGATCGCGGCGGTGGTCGAGGAGCTGGGCGAGGTCGGGAGGACCCGCGTGGCCGAGTACGACCAGATGGCCGACGACGTCCTCCGGGAGGACGACCGCCAGACCCCGTCCAAGGAACGCCCTCCCAGACCGCCGGGCGACTGA
- a CDS encoding S26 family signal peptidase, with the protein MRYLLILLGVVAGVVAVARRRLVVVQVSGQSMLPTYRPGDRVLVRRVAGAKLGRGQVAVFESAQEGRWRTGPLPAPKDARWLIKRVAALPGDPVPPEVARAVDAPEGALVPGGRLVVIGDGSLSADSRHWGYLPADRVLGVVVRRLSSS; encoded by the coding sequence GTGCGGTACTTATTGATCTTGCTCGGGGTGGTCGCCGGAGTGGTCGCCGTCGCCCGGCGCCGGTTGGTGGTCGTCCAGGTGAGCGGGCAGAGCATGCTGCCGACCTACCGTCCCGGGGACCGGGTGCTCGTCCGCCGCGTCGCCGGCGCGAAACTCGGCCGGGGGCAGGTGGCGGTCTTCGAGTCGGCCCAGGAAGGCCGCTGGCGCACCGGCCCGCTGCCCGCCCCGAAGGACGCGAGGTGGCTCATCAAGCGGGTGGCCGCGCTGCCCGGCGATCCGGTGCCGCCGGAGGTCGCGCGGGCGGTGGACGCCCCCGAGGGGGCGCTGGTCCCCGGCGGGCGGCTGGTCGTCATCGGCGACGGTTCGCTGAGCGCGGACTCACGGCACTGGGGCTACCTTCCCGCCGACCGGGTGCTGGGCGTGGTCGTCCGCAGGCTCTCCTCCTCGTAA
- a CDS encoding ABC transporter ATP-binding protein: MKDSGAGSLIRRGGVAAGLAWRAQPAAVLGSLATVLLMGAAPVATAWLTKLVLDRLASGEDGLLPIVAALGAAGLALVVLPHVSEYLNGQLHRGLQRLIYDRLFQAVNDDPGLSRFENPAFHDELRLAHEAGQNAPQQIVGSSLAIFQGVLTLLGFLVTLTVLSPVMVVIVVAAALPSARVQLALSRRRARTLWGISSNTRRQLFYGALLTSPDAAKEVRLFGLGDFLRARMLTELRTVNEAERDLDRRTLRGQGLMSLLGAAVAAGGLFWAVGAAAAGNLSVGDVSVFVAAVAGVQTALTSIVSQWAGAHNALLMFGHYVGVVQAGPGLPVAARPAALPPLREGIELRDVWFRYDDDHPWVLRGVNLFIPYGRAVALVGLNGAGKSTLVKLLCRLYDPVRGSILWDGVDLREVRPDDLRARLGVVFQDYMAYDLTAAENIMLGDLAAGADPEPVRAAARRAGIHDTLDALPRGYDTLLSRIFFGDGDGDGDGEGDGDGRQQAGVTLSGGQWQRLALARALMRHQRDLLILDEPSSGLDAEAEHAVHLGLRRHRAGRTSVLISHRLGALRDADLIVVLSEGRISERGTHRELMALEGEYARLFALQASGYEEESLRTTTPSTRSAGR; encoded by the coding sequence GTGAAGGACTCCGGAGCGGGCTCCCTGATCCGTCGCGGAGGGGTGGCGGCCGGGCTGGCCTGGCGGGCGCAGCCGGCCGCCGTGCTGGGTTCGCTGGCCACGGTGCTGCTCATGGGGGCGGCGCCGGTGGCGACCGCGTGGCTGACCAAGCTCGTTCTCGACCGGCTGGCGAGCGGCGAGGACGGCCTGCTCCCGATCGTGGCCGCACTCGGGGCGGCGGGCCTGGCCCTGGTCGTCCTGCCGCACGTCTCCGAGTACCTCAACGGGCAGTTGCACCGGGGGCTGCAGCGGCTGATCTACGACCGGCTGTTCCAGGCCGTCAACGACGATCCCGGGCTGAGCCGGTTCGAGAACCCCGCCTTCCACGACGAGCTGCGGCTCGCCCACGAGGCCGGGCAGAACGCCCCGCAGCAGATCGTCGGCTCGTCTCTGGCGATCTTCCAGGGCGTGTTGACGCTGCTCGGCTTCCTCGTCACGCTGACCGTGCTCAGTCCGGTCATGGTCGTCATCGTCGTCGCCGCCGCGCTGCCGTCGGCCCGGGTCCAGCTCGCGCTGAGCCGCCGCAGGGCCCGCACGTTGTGGGGCATCAGCTCCAACACGCGCCGTCAGCTCTTCTACGGCGCCCTTCTCACCAGCCCCGACGCGGCCAAGGAGGTGCGGCTGTTCGGCCTCGGCGACTTCCTGCGCGCCAGGATGCTCACCGAACTCCGGACCGTCAACGAGGCCGAGCGGGACCTGGACCGGCGGACGCTGCGCGGCCAGGGGCTGATGTCCCTGCTGGGCGCCGCCGTCGCGGCCGGCGGCCTGTTCTGGGCCGTCGGGGCCGCCGCCGCCGGGAACCTGAGCGTGGGGGACGTCTCCGTGTTCGTCGCCGCGGTCGCCGGGGTGCAGACGGCCCTGACCTCGATCGTCAGCCAGTGGGCCGGCGCGCACAACGCCCTGCTGATGTTCGGGCACTACGTCGGCGTCGTCCAGGCCGGGCCGGGTCTTCCCGTGGCCGCGCGGCCCGCCGCGCTGCCCCCGCTGCGCGAGGGCATCGAGCTGCGTGACGTGTGGTTCCGCTACGACGACGACCACCCCTGGGTGCTGCGCGGCGTCAACCTCTTCATCCCGTACGGCCGGGCCGTCGCCCTGGTCGGGCTCAACGGGGCGGGCAAGAGCACCCTGGTCAAGCTGTTGTGCCGGCTGTACGACCCGGTCCGCGGCTCCATCCTCTGGGACGGCGTGGACCTGCGCGAGGTGCGCCCGGACGACCTGCGCGCCCGGCTCGGCGTCGTGTTCCAGGACTACATGGCGTACGACCTCACCGCCGCCGAGAACATCATGCTGGGCGACCTGGCCGCGGGCGCCGATCCGGAGCCCGTCCGGGCCGCGGCCAGGCGCGCCGGGATCCACGACACGCTCGACGCGCTGCCCCGCGGCTACGACACGCTGCTCAGCCGGATCTTCTTCGGCGACGGGGACGGGGACGGGGACGGGGAGGGCGACGGTGACGGGCGGCAGCAGGCCGGAGTGACGCTGTCGGGCGGGCAGTGGCAGCGGCTGGCACTGGCCCGCGCGCTGATGCGCCACCAGCGGGACCTGCTCATCCTCGACGAGCCGAGCTCCGGCCTGGACGCGGAGGCCGAGCACGCCGTCCATCTGGGGCTGCGCCGGCATCGGGCGGGCCGTACCAGCGTCCTGATCTCCCACCGGCTGGGCGCCCTGCGGGACGCGGACCTCATCGTCGTGCTGAGCGAGGGCAGGATCTCCGAACGCGGCACGCACCGCGAGCTCATGGCGCTGGAAGGCGAGTACGCCCGCCTGTTCGCCCTGCAGGCCAGCGGTTACGAGGAGGAGAGCCTGCGGACGACCACGCCCAGCACCCGGTCGGCGGGAAGGTAG
- a CDS encoding lectin, with the protein MRKVMRWLLAVSLAAASLVAIGGGTSPAVALDNGLARTPQMGWNDWNSFFCNVNETLIRQTADVMVSSGMAAAGYEYVNIDDCWSTKSRDANGNLVPDPQKFPSGMKALADYVHGKGLKLGIYSSAGTTTCAGYPASLGYEQRDAALWASWGIDYLKYDNCGDHQGRTGQQRYTAMRDALAATGRPIVYSLCNWGQENVWTWGMPVGNSWRTTGDIAANWGSIMGILDQQVGLEAYSGPGGWNDPDMLEVGVGSLTATEGRAHFSLWSLLNAPLIAGNDIRSMSAETRSILTNTEVIAVNQDWGGRQGHKISDNGNLEVWRKPMSNGSVAVVLLNRGTSTSTVSTTASALGLGSASSYAVRDLWAHTTSSSSGTISASVPGHGAAMYTVTGGGIVPSVAIRGVGSGRCLDVTGASQANGAQAQIWDCNGQANQQWTPTASGELRVYGTKCLDAYDQGTANGTQVIIWDCNGQANQQWRFNADGTITGAQSGRCLDVPNNATANGTKLVIWSCNGGANQRWTRT; encoded by the coding sequence ATGCGCAAGGTCATGAGATGGCTCCTGGCGGTGTCACTGGCCGCCGCCTCGCTGGTCGCGATCGGTGGCGGCACCTCGCCCGCCGTCGCCCTGGACAACGGGCTCGCCCGCACCCCGCAGATGGGCTGGAACGACTGGAACTCCTTCTTCTGCAACGTGAACGAGACCCTCATCCGGCAGACCGCGGACGTCATGGTCTCCAGCGGCATGGCGGCGGCCGGCTACGAGTACGTCAACATCGACGACTGCTGGTCCACGAAGAGCCGCGACGCCAACGGCAACCTGGTGCCCGACCCGCAGAAGTTCCCGAGCGGCATGAAGGCCCTGGCGGACTACGTCCACGGCAAGGGGCTCAAGCTCGGCATCTACTCCTCGGCGGGCACGACCACGTGCGCGGGCTACCCGGCCAGCCTCGGCTACGAGCAGCGCGACGCCGCCCTCTGGGCGTCCTGGGGGATCGACTACCTGAAGTACGACAACTGCGGCGACCACCAGGGCAGGACCGGGCAGCAGCGCTACACCGCCATGCGGGACGCGCTGGCCGCCACCGGACGGCCGATCGTCTACAGCCTGTGCAACTGGGGCCAGGAGAACGTGTGGACCTGGGGGATGCCGGTGGGCAACTCCTGGCGCACGACGGGCGACATCGCCGCGAACTGGGGCTCCATCATGGGCATCCTGGACCAGCAGGTCGGGCTGGAGGCGTACTCGGGGCCCGGCGGCTGGAACGACCCCGACATGCTGGAGGTGGGCGTCGGCTCGCTCACGGCGACCGAGGGACGGGCGCACTTCAGCCTGTGGTCCCTGCTGAACGCGCCGCTCATCGCGGGCAACGACATCCGGTCGATGAGCGCCGAGACCCGCTCCATCCTGACGAACACCGAGGTCATCGCGGTCAACCAGGACTGGGGCGGCAGACAGGGCCACAAGATCAGCGACAACGGCAACCTGGAGGTCTGGCGCAAGCCGATGTCGAACGGCTCGGTCGCGGTCGTCCTGCTCAACCGGGGCACCTCCACCTCGACCGTCTCCACCACCGCCTCGGCCCTGGGTCTGGGCTCGGCGTCCTCCTACGCGGTGCGCGACCTGTGGGCGCACACGACGTCCTCCTCCTCCGGGACCATCAGCGCGTCGGTGCCCGGACACGGCGCGGCCATGTACACCGTGACCGGAGGGGGCATCGTCCCCTCGGTCGCGATCAGAGGCGTCGGCTCGGGCCGGTGCCTGGACGTCACCGGCGCCTCGCAGGCCAACGGCGCGCAGGCGCAGATCTGGGACTGCAACGGGCAGGCCAACCAGCAGTGGACGCCCACCGCGAGCGGTGAGCTCCGGGTGTACGGCACCAAGTGCCTGGACGCCTACGACCAGGGCACCGCCAACGGCACCCAGGTGATCATCTGGGACTGCAACGGGCAGGCCAACCAGCAGTGGCGCTTCAACGCCGACGGCACCATCACCGGAGCGCAGTCGGGCCGGTGCCTCGACGTGCCGAACAACGCCACCGCCAACGGCACGAAACTGGTGATCTGGTCCTGCAACGGCGGCGCCAACCAGAGGTGGACCCGCACCTGA
- the uppS gene encoding polyprenyl diphosphate synthase produces the protein MVVPRHVACVMDGNGRWAAQRSLPRTAGHEAAEAAVMDVIEAARSSGVTWLSLYAFSTENWRRPSGEVDILMRLVRRAIRKHAPVLHTRGIRCRFLGMTDPRIPAPLVQDITDLMTLTRDNRRMTLTVAFDHGGRRDIVEAARSLIRSATPPDQVTEASFAEHLPYADTPDVDLVIRTSGEQRISNFMLWQVAYAEWVFPQVLWPDFRAAHFWECLDAYLRRQRRFGDVRPTTMTGKGIR, from the coding sequence ATGGTCGTGCCGCGTCACGTGGCCTGTGTGATGGACGGGAACGGCCGCTGGGCCGCGCAGCGGTCGCTGCCGCGCACGGCGGGTCACGAGGCGGCCGAGGCCGCCGTCATGGACGTCATCGAGGCGGCGCGCTCCTCCGGGGTCACCTGGCTGAGCCTCTACGCCTTCTCCACGGAAAACTGGCGGCGGCCGTCCGGCGAGGTCGACATCCTCATGCGGCTCGTCCGCCGCGCCATCCGCAAGCACGCGCCGGTGCTGCACACGCGGGGCATCCGCTGCAGGTTCCTCGGCATGACCGATCCGCGCATCCCGGCGCCACTGGTCCAGGACATCACCGACCTGATGACGCTCACCCGCGACAACCGGCGCATGACGCTGACCGTCGCCTTCGACCACGGCGGCCGCCGCGACATCGTGGAGGCCGCGCGGTCGCTGATCCGGTCGGCGACGCCGCCCGACCAGGTCACCGAGGCCAGCTTCGCCGAGCACCTGCCCTACGCCGACACGCCCGACGTCGACCTGGTCATCCGCACCTCCGGCGAGCAGCGCATCTCCAACTTCATGCTCTGGCAGGTGGCCTACGCCGAGTGGGTCTTCCCCCAGGTGCTCTGGCCCGACTTCCGCGCCGCCCACTTCTGGGAATGCCTCGACGCCTACCTGCGTCGTCAGCGCCGCTTCGGCGACGTACGCCCCACCACCATGACAGGAAAGGGCATCCGATGA
- a CDS encoding M20/M25/M40 family metallo-hydrolase produces MADLYAEAGADVTKVTAEPRRDNVCGVVAGAGGGRSLLLNGHVDVVPEGRLDRWRGNPFQAVVTDDKVVGRGATDMKGGLIAAAYAAVALRRAGVRLAGDLVLQGVVGEEVGDHEAGTTAVLEAGFTADAAIVCEPSGQAGTLPASVPVTPGLLWFSISLEGKTAHSGLRGMTVHPTLEGDALGVNTVDKFWTVYQALRALEDEWARHNRHPLFPPGYFNLLPGVLRANPSGILVPFFLADELTVEYCVYHHPDRSNEEVIAEIEGRVLAACAADPWLREHPPVFEWKLLWPPYSLPDDAPLNAVVAGAHAAAAGGVAPQRAGFMGVCDLTWMDRKGLGGLVYGPGVGFTAHAENEYVEIAQLVQSAKTYALTAIDWCGLTDGA; encoded by the coding sequence CTGGCCGACCTCTACGCCGAGGCGGGCGCGGACGTCACCAAGGTCACCGCCGAGCCCCGCCGCGACAACGTGTGCGGCGTCGTCGCCGGCGCGGGCGGCGGGCGGTCGCTGCTGCTCAACGGGCACGTCGACGTGGTGCCCGAGGGCCGGCTCGACCGGTGGCGCGGCAACCCGTTCCAGGCCGTCGTCACCGACGACAAGGTGGTCGGGCGCGGCGCGACCGACATGAAGGGCGGCCTGATCGCCGCCGCCTACGCCGCCGTCGCGCTGCGCCGGGCCGGGGTGCGCCTCGCGGGCGACCTCGTCCTCCAGGGCGTCGTCGGCGAGGAGGTCGGCGACCACGAGGCGGGCACCACGGCCGTGCTGGAGGCCGGGTTCACCGCCGACGCGGCCATCGTCTGCGAGCCGTCCGGGCAGGCGGGCACCCTGCCGGCGTCGGTCCCGGTGACCCCCGGCCTGCTCTGGTTCAGCATCTCGCTGGAGGGCAAGACCGCCCACTCCGGGCTGCGCGGCATGACCGTGCACCCCACGCTCGAAGGCGACGCGCTCGGCGTGAACACCGTCGACAAGTTCTGGACCGTCTACCAGGCGCTGCGCGCCCTGGAGGACGAGTGGGCCCGGCACAACAGGCACCCGCTCTTCCCGCCCGGCTACTTCAACCTGCTGCCGGGCGTGCTGCGGGCGAACCCGTCCGGGATCCTCGTGCCGTTCTTCCTCGCCGACGAGCTGACCGTCGAGTACTGCGTCTACCACCACCCCGACCGGTCCAACGAGGAGGTCATCGCCGAGATCGAGGGCCGCGTCCTCGCGGCCTGCGCCGCCGACCCGTGGCTGCGCGAGCACCCGCCGGTCTTCGAGTGGAAGCTGCTGTGGCCGCCGTACTCGCTGCCCGACGACGCCCCGCTCAACGCGGTGGTGGCGGGCGCGCACGCCGCCGCGGCCGGCGGCGTGGCGCCGCAGCGGGCCGGCTTCATGGGCGTGTGCGACCTGACGTGGATGGACCGCAAGGGCCTCGGCGGCCTGGTCTACGGGCCCGGCGTCGGCTTCACCGCGCACGCCGAGAACGAGTACGTCGAGATCGCGCAGCTCGTCCAGTCGGCGAAGACGTACGCGCTGACCGCCATCGACTGGTGCGGGCTCACGGACGGTGCGTGA